From the Musa acuminata AAA Group cultivar baxijiao chromosome BXJ3-7, Cavendish_Baxijiao_AAA, whole genome shotgun sequence genome, one window contains:
- the LOC135642762 gene encoding NAC domain-containing protein 35-like isoform X2, translated as MVIVASAMGAGDGHEHDLLMPGFRFHPTEEELIEFYLRRKVEGKRFNVELITFLDLYRYDPWELPAYAAIGEKEWFFYVPRDRKYRNGDRPNRVTTSGYWKATGADRVIRNENNRSIGLKKTLVFYSGKAPKGLRTSWIMNEYRLPQSETDQYRKVEISICRVYKRPGVEDRPRLPGTLGSKPSSSRGTGMNRKHNTSHHQIGGDSQEVRDGSSTSLPSSSLQPKPTVHGSTTASVASLSSTTSTEEDGTSFLQSNNMSGVTPTCSLLPHTSPSMATQMIDELNRLVGFNQNRMNNPSQFLHPPSQTQLQLPFNALPMSLTTASDKLWEWSALQETGREYTDFE; from the exons ATGGTAATCGTTGCATCGGCCATGGGCGCAGGCGACGGTCACGAGCACGACCTTCTCATGCCTGGATTCCGCTTCCACCCGACCGAGGAGGAGCTGATCGAGTTCTATCTCCGCCGGAAGGTGGAAGGCAAACGCTTCAATGTGGAGCTCATAACGTTCCTCGATCTCTACCGCTACGATCCCTGGGAGCTTCCAG CGTACGCGGCGATCGGGGAGAAGGAGTGGTTCTTCTATGTTCCTAGAGATCGGAAGTACAGGAACGGTGATCGGCCCAACCGCGTGACCACCTCGGGCTACTGGAAGGCCACGGGAGCCGACCGTGTGATCCGGAACGAGAACAACCGGTCGATCGGGCTGAAGAAGACCCTCGTCTTCTACTCCGGCAAAGCTCCCAAAGGCCTCCGAACCAGTTGGATCATGAACGAGTACCGGTTGCCGCAGAGCGAGACGGATCAGTACCGCAAG GTCGAGATCTCAATCTGCCGCGTCTACAAAAGGCCCGGAGTTGAAGACCGTCCCCGACTCCCCGGCACGCTTGGTTCGAAGCCGTCATCGTCTCGAGGGACTGGAATGAACAGGAAGCACAACACTTCTCATCATCAGATTGGAGGAGACTCGCAAGAAGTTCGAGATGGAAGCAGCACTAGTCTGCCGTCATCCTCCTTACAACCTAAACCTACCGTCCATGGTTCCACGACAGCTTCGGTGGCTTCACTGAGCTCAACCACGTCCACCGAAGAAGATGGAACTTCGTTCCTCCAATCCAACAACATGAGTGGTGTAACCCCGACATGCTCACTCCTTCCTCACACCAGTCCGTCCATGGCCACTCAGATGATCGATGAACTCAACAGGTTAGTAGGTTTCAACCAGAATCGCATGAACAACCCCAGCCAGTTCCTCCATCCGCCTTCCCAAACCCAACTCCAGCTTCCCTTCAATGCTTTGCCTATGTCACTGACAACCGCCTCAGACAAGCTTTGGGAGTGGAGTGCCCTTCAAGAGACTGGTAGGGAATACACCGACTTCGAGTGA
- the LOC135642762 gene encoding NAC domain-containing protein 35-like isoform X1, whose amino-acid sequence MVIVASAMGAGDGHEHDLLMPGFRFHPTEEELIEFYLRRKVEGKRFNVELITFLDLYRYDPWELPAYAAIGEKEWFFYVPRDRKYRNGDRPNRVTTSGYWKATGADRVIRNENNRSIGLKKTLVFYSGKAPKGLRTSWIMNEYRLPQSETDQYRKIFLQVEISICRVYKRPGVEDRPRLPGTLGSKPSSSRGTGMNRKHNTSHHQIGGDSQEVRDGSSTSLPSSSLQPKPTVHGSTTASVASLSSTTSTEEDGTSFLQSNNMSGVTPTCSLLPHTSPSMATQMIDELNRLVGFNQNRMNNPSQFLHPPSQTQLQLPFNALPMSLTTASDKLWEWSALQETGREYTDFE is encoded by the exons ATGGTAATCGTTGCATCGGCCATGGGCGCAGGCGACGGTCACGAGCACGACCTTCTCATGCCTGGATTCCGCTTCCACCCGACCGAGGAGGAGCTGATCGAGTTCTATCTCCGCCGGAAGGTGGAAGGCAAACGCTTCAATGTGGAGCTCATAACGTTCCTCGATCTCTACCGCTACGATCCCTGGGAGCTTCCAG CGTACGCGGCGATCGGGGAGAAGGAGTGGTTCTTCTATGTTCCTAGAGATCGGAAGTACAGGAACGGTGATCGGCCCAACCGCGTGACCACCTCGGGCTACTGGAAGGCCACGGGAGCCGACCGTGTGATCCGGAACGAGAACAACCGGTCGATCGGGCTGAAGAAGACCCTCGTCTTCTACTCCGGCAAAGCTCCCAAAGGCCTCCGAACCAGTTGGATCATGAACGAGTACCGGTTGCCGCAGAGCGAGACGGATCAGTACCGCAAG ATTTTTTTGCAGGTCGAGATCTCAATCTGCCGCGTCTACAAAAGGCCCGGAGTTGAAGACCGTCCCCGACTCCCCGGCACGCTTGGTTCGAAGCCGTCATCGTCTCGAGGGACTGGAATGAACAGGAAGCACAACACTTCTCATCATCAGATTGGAGGAGACTCGCAAGAAGTTCGAGATGGAAGCAGCACTAGTCTGCCGTCATCCTCCTTACAACCTAAACCTACCGTCCATGGTTCCACGACAGCTTCGGTGGCTTCACTGAGCTCAACCACGTCCACCGAAGAAGATGGAACTTCGTTCCTCCAATCCAACAACATGAGTGGTGTAACCCCGACATGCTCACTCCTTCCTCACACCAGTCCGTCCATGGCCACTCAGATGATCGATGAACTCAACAGGTTAGTAGGTTTCAACCAGAATCGCATGAACAACCCCAGCCAGTTCCTCCATCCGCCTTCCCAAACCCAACTCCAGCTTCCCTTCAATGCTTTGCCTATGTCACTGACAACCGCCTCAGACAAGCTTTGGGAGTGGAGTGCCCTTCAAGAGACTGGTAGGGAATACACCGACTTCGAGTGA